The region TCGCCGCTATCGATGCTGATGGTATTTCATGGGTGATTAGCACGGCATCCAGGACAATCGGCCGCGCGCTGGTGATGCGATAGCCTATCCCCCGGACGACCAGAGAGTACCTGTTTCATCGGCGGGTGGGAAGAGTGATCTGAAAGGGCGACGGGAACAATCTGGGAATGGTACGTACTAACGAGAATGACAATGCCTGTAAGAAGTTAACATCTTGCGGCCGTACCCCACCCCCATACGCTTGGTTCGTCCAAGAAAATAGGGCAGAATAGGCCCTTCGGCTCGTCTTAAGTCTCCGTCATTATCCCTTAACATGCGCACCCCGTGAGGATCTGTCTCTGTGAATATCTACTTGGGAATCGACATCGGCACGTCCGGCACCAAAACCATTGCGATGACTGAAGAAGGTTCGATCCTTGCCGAAGCGTCTGCTAGCTACCCCGCTTCGCACCCAAAACCACTCTGGAGTGAGCAAGATCCCGAGCTGTGGTGGAAAGCGACGGTGAAGACTGTCAAAAAAGTTGTGCAGCTGGCCAAAGCGAAGCCGGCCGAAGTCAAAGCGATCGGTCTTTCAGGCCAGATGCATGGATCGGTCTTCTTAGACAAAAACGACGAAGTGATCCGCCCCGCACTGCTGTGGAACGATCAGCGAACGGCAGCCGAATGCGAAGAGATCGAGTCCCGCGCCGGCGGCCGCAAGAAGCTGATCAAGATGGTCGCCAACCCGGCACTGACCGGATTCACGGCTCCTAAGGTGCTATGGCTGCGCAACAACGAGCCAAAGAACTTCGACCGGCTGGCTAAAGTGCTGCTGCCGAAAGATGAAATCCGCCGCCGACTGACCGGCGAATATGCTACCGAAGTGAGCGACGCCAGCGGCATGCTGCTGTTGGACGTCGCCAAGCGAGATTGGTCGACCGAACTGCTTTCCAAGCTGGAGCTGGACGTCGACTTGCTGGGCAAAGTGTACGAGTCGGAAGATGTCACCGGAACGCTGACCAAGGAAGCGGCGAAGAAGCTCGGCCTGACTACCGACTGTGTGGTCGTCGGTGGGGCAGGGGACTGCGCGGCAAACGCCCTGGGCAACGGCGTGGTGAAGAAAGGGATTCTCGCCAGTTCGCTGGGAACCAGTGGTGTGATGTTTGTTCACAGCGACGAAATGGCCGCCGATCCGGAAGGCCGTTTGCATACGTTCTGTCACGCCGTTCGTGGCAAGTGGCACATGATGGGGGTCACGCTTTGTGCGGCAGGCACACTGGAGTGGTTCGTGCAGAAGCTGTGTGCCGAAATGCGAGGACCACGCGGCAAGAGCGATCCTTACTCGACGCTGATGAAAGAGGCGGAAGCGGTTCCTGTTGGCAGCGAAGGCTTGATGGTCCTCCCGTATCTCGCCGGCGAACGCACCCCGCATGCCGATCCCGACGCACGTGGCTGCTTCGTTGGAATTACGCTCAAGCATGAGCGCGCTCATCTCACACGTGCCATCATGGAAGGGGTTACCTATTCGCTGCGAGAAAGCCTCGAAGTACTCAACGAAATGAATATCCCCGTTCGCCAGGTGCGTGCCGGCGGCGGTGGTGCGAAGAGTGCATTCTGGCGGCAGATGCAAGCCGACGTGTTCGGTAAGAAAGTCGTTCGCCTGAATGCCGAGCAAGGCCCTGCCTACGGCGTTGCGTTGTTGGCCGCGACAGGGGCTGGGGCGTATAAAAATATACAGGAAGCGTGTGCCGCGACGATCAGTGAAGTCTCGGAAACGAAACCGGATCGAAGTGCCAAGAAGTACTACGATCAAGCCTTCCCCGTCTACCAAGACTTGTATCAATCGTTGAAGGAAGACTTCAAGAAGCTGGGCCGCTTGGGTAGTTGATTCCCTGCTGACATAAGGATGCCGACATGACGTGCCGATTTTATCGCGAGCAGGAAGTGACCGCACTTCTCGATATGGCTACCACCATCGAAGTGGTCGAAGAAAGCTTTCGTCAACTCGGCACCGGCGGCGCCGAAAACGTCCCCCGGCATCGCGCCACGGCGCCGGGGTTTGTCTTGCATGGTATGCACGCCGCCGCCGAATACCTCGGCTTTGCGGGCTTCAAAATGTATAGCACCACGCGGATCGGGGCGAAGTTTGTTGTCGGCTTGTACGACATCGACAGCGGTCAAATGGTCGCGCTGATCGAAGCCGACAAGCTCGGCCAGCTTCGCACGGCAGCTTCATCGGCGGTCGGGGCTCGTTACCTGGCCAACAAGCCGATCACGCAGCTCGGTATCTTCGGCAGTGG is a window of Bremerella sp. TYQ1 DNA encoding:
- the xylB gene encoding xylulokinase yields the protein MNIYLGIDIGTSGTKTIAMTEEGSILAEASASYPASHPKPLWSEQDPELWWKATVKTVKKVVQLAKAKPAEVKAIGLSGQMHGSVFLDKNDEVIRPALLWNDQRTAAECEEIESRAGGRKKLIKMVANPALTGFTAPKVLWLRNNEPKNFDRLAKVLLPKDEIRRRLTGEYATEVSDASGMLLLDVAKRDWSTELLSKLELDVDLLGKVYESEDVTGTLTKEAAKKLGLTTDCVVVGGAGDCAANALGNGVVKKGILASSLGTSGVMFVHSDEMAADPEGRLHTFCHAVRGKWHMMGVTLCAAGTLEWFVQKLCAEMRGPRGKSDPYSTLMKEAEAVPVGSEGLMVLPYLAGERTPHADPDARGCFVGITLKHERAHLTRAIMEGVTYSLRESLEVLNEMNIPVRQVRAGGGGAKSAFWRQMQADVFGKKVVRLNAEQGPAYGVALLAATGAGAYKNIQEACAATISEVSETKPDRSAKKYYDQAFPVYQDLYQSLKEDFKKLGRLGS